From one Trifolium pratense cultivar HEN17-A07 linkage group LG1, ARS_RC_1.1, whole genome shotgun sequence genomic stretch:
- the LOC123902528 gene encoding protein trichome birefringence-like 14 translates to MKGGNICNFKGRHVSVAVALVALVIFSSLVWTSERNPFATTLRSAQEWYYLPTEFSAEVPIDSVGITKPEKGVEMSLTPFIENGTKPQLGIDGAAAIDSIRPESPDILYNQDSNSSSRNEACDYAKGKWVADSRRPLYSGFSCKQWLSVMWSCRMTQRPDFSFEGYRWQPKSCDMQEFDRSKFLTKMKDKTIAFIGDSLGRQQFQSLMCMATGGEESPEVENVGWEYGLVKHRGAIRPDGWAYRFPKTNTTILYYWSASLCDLVPLNNTDKLSDVAMHLDRPPAFMRQFLHRFDVLVLNTGHHWNRGKLTANRWIMHVNGKPNEDKMTAEIANAKNLAIYSVVKWLDLQLVSHPRLKAFFRTLSPRHFFNGDWNTGGSCDNTIPLSNGSEVSQEGSSDPVIEGALNGTKIKILDITPLSQLRDEAHMSRYTLRGTLNSSDCLHWCLPGIPDTWNELLVAQI, encoded by the exons ATGAAAGGAGGAAATATTTGTAACTTCAAAGGGAGGCATGTTTCTGTAGCAGTAGCCCTAGTTGCTCTTGTTATTTTTAGCTCATTAGTGTGGACATCGGAAAGAAACCCATTTGCCACGACTTTAAGATCAGCTCAAGAATGGTACTACTTACCTACAG AATTTTCTGCGGAGGTCCCGATTGATTCAGTGGGAATTACAAAGCCAGAAAAAGGTGTGGAAATGTCCTTAACCCCCTTCATCGAAAATGGAACAAAACCACAACTTGGTATCGACGGTGCAGCAGCCATAGATTCTATACGTCCAGAATCTCCGGATATTCTATACAATCAAGATTCGAATTCTTCTTCCAGAAATGAAG CTTGTGATTATGCCAAGGGTAAGTGGGTTGCAGATAGCAGGAGACCACTTTATTCTGGTTTCAGCTGTAAGCAGTGGTTATCAGTAATGTGGTCATGTAGAATGACACAAAGACCCGATTTCTCATTTGAGGGATATCGCTGGCAGCCGAAAAGTTGTGATATGCAAGAGTTTGACCGGTCCAAGTTCTTGACAAA GATGAAGGACAAAACAATTGCATTCATAGGTGATTCATTGGGCCGGCAACAATTTCAATCTCTGATGTGTATGGCCACTGGTGGAGAAGAGAGCCCAGAAGTTGAAAATGTTGGATGGGAATATGGTCTCGTAAAACACCGTGGAGCTATACGTCCTGACGGCTGGGCTTACAGATTTCCCAAGACAAATACCACCATCTTATATTATTGGTCAGCTAGCTTATGTGATCTTGTGCCTCTCAACAACACAGACAAACTTAGCGACGTTGCCATGCATTTAGACCGCCCACCCGCTTTTATGAGGCAGTTTCTCCATCGCTTTGATGTTTTGGTTCTCAATACAGGACACCACTGGAACCGTGGGAAGCTCACTGCAAATAGGTGGATAATGCATGTTAATGGAAAACCAAATGAAGACAAAATGACTGCAGAAATTGCAAATGCCAAAAACTTAGCTATCTACAGTGTAGTCAAATGGCTTGATTTGCAACTTGTTTCGCATCCCCGGCTCAAAGCTTTCTTCAGGACTTTATCACCTAGGCATTTCTTCAATGGGGATTGGAATACTGGTGGGAGCTGTGATAACACTATCCCGTTATCAAATGGCAGTGAGGTCTCACAGGAAGGATCTAGTGATCCAGTTATTGAAGGTGCACTGAATGGTACAAAGATTAAGATACTCGATATAACCCCTCTTTCGCAATTGAGGGATGAGGCTCACATGTCCCGCTACACTCTTAGAGGAACTCTTAACTCTAGTGATTGTTTGCATTGGTGCCTGCCTGGAATTCCAGATACATGGAATGAACTCCTAGTTGCTCAGATATAG